The Rhodopseudomonas palustris genome window below encodes:
- a CDS encoding putative bifunctional diguanylate cyclase/phosphodiesterase has translation MLQLFHAWDGQHTGLVGLGLALCLLGGMAAAGALRFTRISSGRVRRGWMIAACVAVGCCLASALTVGLLLAVPSEPAIRDAALAIVIVTILGMMVTVAMSVWSGAKGTNNVRSALGERIMVLDAVVQEDSHGFCLFSPDGRLEAWNEAFLDIYAIPPGQPLAGARLEELIEILRIGGNQIADIEQLSEIKAASASGSPSEMIVELRDGRHIRLELRPLPNGGWIAKQADVTDHKMAEQRFAYVTLHDIATGLPNRAAFNQRIVHSMAVASERHASFAVIRLGIDRFKEINDVFGQSVGDAVLARMAALLTETCHWGFLARQGGDEFSIVTPPDQAADSLQAICSQVSRLCDVEFDIDGHVIRVGSTAGVSVYPRDGDNAETLIAHADVALYRAKTEKRGTVCLFEPAMDLQIREKRALQRELAMALQNAEFEIHYQPQATTQGEVVGFEALLRWRHPVRGLVSPAVFIPLAEETGLIGAIDEWVLRSVCAEAVSWAKPLAIAVNFSPLDFRRLDVPALILQVLLETGLEPKRLEVEITEGVLIDDFAGAIAILRRIKNLGVRVAMDDFGAGYSSLSYLQSFPFDKIKIDQSFTRKLDTNPDSAAIIEAILSLARTLKLPVIAEGVETDTQLAFLARAGCDEVQGYLLGKPQPIAHYRDMIGGACRQIVLAQAG, from the coding sequence ATGCTTCAACTCTTCCACGCATGGGATGGCCAACATACAGGGCTCGTTGGCCTCGGGCTCGCGCTGTGCTTGCTGGGCGGCATGGCAGCGGCCGGTGCCCTGCGGTTCACCCGGATTAGTTCTGGGCGAGTGCGTAGGGGCTGGATGATCGCGGCGTGCGTTGCGGTGGGGTGCTGCCTTGCAAGCGCCCTGACCGTCGGGCTGCTGTTGGCCGTTCCTTCGGAGCCAGCCATTCGTGATGCCGCGCTGGCAATCGTCATCGTGACGATACTCGGTATGATGGTGACCGTCGCCATGTCCGTCTGGTCCGGCGCTAAGGGGACTAACAATGTCCGCAGCGCCCTTGGCGAACGCATCATGGTACTCGACGCCGTGGTGCAGGAAGACTCGCACGGGTTTTGCCTGTTCAGCCCCGATGGGCGGCTGGAGGCCTGGAACGAAGCCTTTCTCGACATCTATGCCATCCCTCCCGGCCAGCCGCTCGCGGGCGCGCGGCTGGAGGAATTGATCGAAATCCTACGCATCGGCGGCAATCAAATCGCGGACATCGAGCAACTGTCGGAGATCAAAGCCGCGAGCGCCAGCGGTTCACCGTCTGAAATGATCGTCGAGCTACGCGATGGCCGACATATCAGGCTCGAACTTCGCCCGTTGCCGAACGGCGGCTGGATCGCCAAGCAGGCGGATGTCACCGACCACAAGATGGCCGAGCAGCGGTTCGCCTATGTCACGCTGCACGATATCGCCACCGGGCTGCCCAATCGCGCGGCGTTCAATCAGCGGATCGTGCACAGTATGGCGGTCGCCAGCGAGCGGCACGCGAGCTTCGCGGTGATCCGGCTCGGGATCGACCGGTTCAAGGAGATCAATGACGTATTTGGCCAGTCGGTCGGCGACGCCGTGCTCGCCAGGATGGCGGCGCTGCTGACCGAGACCTGCCACTGGGGTTTTCTCGCGCGGCAGGGCGGTGACGAATTCTCGATCGTCACGCCGCCGGATCAAGCTGCCGATTCCCTGCAGGCGATCTGCAGCCAGGTCTCGCGGCTTTGCGACGTCGAGTTCGACATCGATGGTCATGTCATCCGGGTCGGTTCGACCGCCGGCGTTAGCGTCTATCCCCGCGACGGGGACAACGCAGAGACGTTGATCGCGCACGCCGACGTTGCGCTGTATCGGGCCAAGACCGAGAAGCGAGGTACGGTCTGCCTGTTCGAGCCGGCGATGGATCTGCAAATCCGCGAGAAGCGCGCCCTGCAGCGTGAGCTCGCGATGGCGTTGCAGAATGCCGAATTCGAGATTCACTACCAGCCACAGGCGACCACGCAAGGGGAGGTCGTCGGCTTCGAGGCGCTGCTGCGCTGGCGTCATCCGGTTCGCGGGCTGGTGTCGCCGGCGGTGTTCATTCCGCTCGCGGAGGAAACGGGACTGATCGGCGCGATCGACGAATGGGTGCTGCGGAGTGTTTGCGCAGAGGCCGTTTCGTGGGCCAAGCCGCTCGCGATCGCGGTCAATTTCTCGCCTCTCGACTTCCGGCGTCTGGACGTGCCGGCCTTGATCCTGCAGGTGCTGCTCGAGACAGGTCTGGAGCCGAAGAGGCTCGAGGTCGAGATCACCGAGGGTGTGCTGATCGATGATTTCGCCGGTGCGATCGCCATCCTGCGCCGGATCAAGAATCTCGGCGTTCGGGTCGCGATGGACGATTTCGGCGCGGGCTATTCGTCGCTGTCATATCTGCAGTCGTTCCCGTTCGACAAAATCAAGATCGATCAAAGCTTCACCCGCAAGCTGGACACCAATCCGGATTCTGCGGCGATCATCGAAGCGATCCTCAGCCTCGCCCGCACGCTCAAGCTGCCTGTGATCGCCGAGGGCGTTGAAACCGATACCCAGCTCGCCTTCCTCGCTCGCGCCGGTTGCGACGAGGTGCAGGGATATCTGCTCGGCAAGCCGCAACCGATCGCGCATTATCGCGACATGATCGGCGGGGCGTGCCGACAGATCGTGCTCGCCCAAGCCGGCTGA
- a CDS encoding aldehyde dehydrogenase family protein, which yields MVNRMQFYIDGAWVDPVVKKSTPVVNPATEDAMYEVALGSKADVDKAVAAARRAFETFSQTSREERIALLEKIVAIYKGRMKEIGAAVSDEMGAPLPMAEKMQAGAGLGHIMSTLDVLKNYAFEEPMGSAVIVREPIGVIGMITPWNWPLNQIACKVAPALAAGCTMILKPSEFTPTSALIFAEILHEAGVPKGVFNLVNGLGPEVGAAMSEHPDIDMISFTGSTRAGIDVAQRAAPTVKRVSQELGGKSPNVILDDADLTKAVTGGVMHMFNNSGQSCNAPSRMIVPLSKMKEVAAIAKGVAEKTKAGDPRGDGTTIGPVVNRGQWDKIQALINKGIEEGATLVAGGPGLPEGVNKGFYVRPTVFADVTDNMTIAREEIFGPVLVIMGAKDEDEAVKLANDTPYGLAGYVSAGSVERARKVGRQIRAGNVNLQGVPNERTAPFGGYKQSGNGREWGKFGLEEYLEVKAIAGFNAA from the coding sequence ATGGTCAACCGCATGCAATTCTACATCGACGGCGCCTGGGTCGATCCGGTCGTCAAGAAGTCGACGCCGGTCGTCAATCCGGCGACCGAGGACGCGATGTATGAGGTTGCACTCGGCTCCAAGGCCGACGTCGACAAGGCGGTCGCCGCCGCCAGGCGCGCGTTCGAAACCTTCTCGCAAACCAGCCGTGAAGAGCGCATCGCGCTGCTGGAGAAGATCGTCGCGATCTACAAGGGCCGGATGAAGGAGATCGGCGCCGCCGTCTCCGACGAGATGGGCGCGCCGCTGCCGATGGCGGAGAAGATGCAGGCCGGCGCCGGCCTCGGCCACATCATGTCGACGCTCGACGTGCTGAAGAACTACGCGTTCGAGGAGCCGATGGGCTCGGCGGTGATCGTGCGCGAGCCGATCGGCGTCATCGGCATGATCACGCCGTGGAACTGGCCGCTGAACCAGATCGCCTGCAAGGTCGCGCCCGCGCTCGCTGCCGGCTGCACCATGATCCTGAAGCCGTCCGAATTCACCCCGACCTCGGCTTTGATTTTTGCCGAGATCCTGCATGAAGCCGGCGTGCCGAAGGGCGTGTTCAATCTCGTCAACGGCCTAGGCCCGGAGGTCGGCGCGGCGATGAGCGAACATCCGGACATCGACATGATCTCGTTCACCGGTTCGACCCGCGCCGGCATCGACGTCGCCCAGCGCGCGGCGCCGACCGTGAAGCGCGTCAGCCAGGAACTCGGCGGCAAGTCGCCGAACGTCATCCTCGACGACGCCGACCTCACCAAGGCGGTGACCGGCGGCGTGATGCACATGTTCAACAACTCCGGCCAGTCCTGCAACGCGCCGAGCCGGATGATCGTGCCGCTGTCGAAGATGAAGGAGGTCGCGGCGATCGCCAAGGGCGTCGCCGAGAAGACCAAGGCCGGTGATCCGCGTGGCGACGGCACCACGATCGGTCCGGTGGTCAATCGCGGCCAGTGGGACAAGATCCAGGCGCTGATCAACAAGGGCATCGAGGAAGGCGCGACGCTGGTCGCCGGCGGCCCCGGCCTGCCGGAAGGCGTCAACAAGGGCTTCTATGTCCGCCCGACGGTGTTCGCCGACGTCACCGACAACATGACCATCGCGCGCGAAGAAATCTTCGGGCCGGTGCTGGTGATCATGGGTGCCAAGGACGAGGACGAGGCGGTCAAGCTCGCCAACGACACGCCGTATGGTCTGGCCGGCTACGTCTCGGCCGGTTCGGTCGAGCGTGCCCGCAAGGTCGGCCGGCAGATCCGCGCCGGCAACGTCAATCTGCAGGGCGTGCCGAACGAACGCACCGCGCCGTTCGGCGGCTACAAGCAGTCCGGCAACGGCCGCGAGTGGGGAAAGTTCGGCCTCGAGGAATATCTCGAGGTCAAGGCGATCGCGGGCTTCAACGCGGCGTGA
- a CDS encoding IlvD/Edd family dehydratase — translation MADGLRKGLTSYGDAGFSLFLRKAFIKAMGYSDDALERPIVGITNTHSDYNPCHGNVPQILEAVKRGVMLAGAMPMVFPTISIAESFAHPTSMYLRNLMAMDTEEMIRAQPMDAVVVIGGCDKTLPAQIMAAVSADLPTVVIPVGPMVVGHHKGEVLGACTDCRRLWAKYRAGEIDEVEIEAVNGRLAPSVGTCMVMGTASTMACLTEAMGLSLPMSATIPAPHAERFRSAEASGRVAAAMAKAKGPKPSELLTPAAFRNAQVVLQAIGGSTNGLIHLTAIAGRVPYRIDLDDFDRIGRDVPVLVDLKPSGDHYMEHFHHAGGVPTLMAQLGELIDLDAGTVSGATLREVVAQAEHVPGQDVIRSRDNPIRREGGLAMLTGNLAPRGAVIKHSAASQHLMQHTGRAVAFSSVEDMALRIDDPDLDVAADDVLVLRNAGPRGAPGMPEAGYLPIPMKLARAGVKDMVRISDARMSGTAFGTIVLHITPESADGGPLALVENGDRIRLDVAARRIDLLVDDAELSRRRAALPSSATARPPRGYAQLFHDAILQADEGCDFDFLTAAGRSER, via the coding sequence ATGGCCGACGGATTGCGCAAGGGACTGACCAGTTACGGCGACGCCGGCTTCTCGCTGTTCCTGCGCAAGGCCTTCATCAAGGCGATGGGCTATTCAGACGACGCGCTGGAGCGGCCGATCGTCGGCATCACCAACACCCACAGCGACTACAATCCGTGCCACGGCAACGTGCCGCAGATCCTCGAGGCGGTGAAGCGCGGCGTGATGCTGGCGGGCGCGATGCCGATGGTGTTTCCGACCATCTCGATCGCCGAGAGTTTTGCGCATCCGACCTCGATGTACTTGCGCAATCTGATGGCGATGGACACCGAGGAGATGATCCGCGCCCAGCCGATGGATGCGGTGGTGGTGATCGGCGGCTGCGACAAGACGCTGCCGGCGCAGATCATGGCCGCGGTGTCGGCCGATCTGCCGACGGTGGTGATCCCGGTCGGGCCGATGGTGGTCGGCCATCACAAGGGTGAAGTGCTCGGCGCCTGCACCGACTGTCGGCGGCTGTGGGCGAAATATCGCGCCGGCGAGATCGACGAGGTGGAGATCGAAGCGGTCAACGGCCGGCTGGCGCCGTCGGTCGGCACTTGCATGGTGATGGGCACGGCCTCGACGATGGCGTGTCTCACCGAGGCGATGGGCCTGTCGCTGCCGATGAGCGCGACGATCCCCGCGCCGCATGCCGAGCGCTTCCGCTCCGCCGAGGCCAGTGGTCGCGTCGCCGCCGCAATGGCGAAGGCCAAGGGGCCGAAGCCGAGCGAACTGCTGACGCCCGCCGCGTTCCGCAACGCGCAGGTGGTGCTGCAGGCGATCGGCGGCTCGACTAACGGGCTGATTCATCTCACCGCGATCGCCGGCCGCGTGCCGTACCGGATCGACCTCGACGACTTCGACCGGATCGGCCGCGACGTGCCGGTGCTGGTCGATCTGAAGCCGTCGGGCGATCACTACATGGAACACTTCCACCACGCCGGCGGCGTGCCGACGCTGATGGCGCAGCTCGGTGAACTGATCGATCTCGATGCCGGGACCGTCAGCGGTGCGACGCTCCGCGAGGTGGTGGCGCAGGCCGAACACGTGCCGGGGCAGGACGTGATCCGATCGCGCGACAATCCGATCCGGCGCGAGGGTGGGCTCGCAATGCTCACCGGCAATCTGGCGCCGCGTGGCGCGGTGATCAAGCATTCGGCGGCGTCGCAGCACTTGATGCAGCATACCGGTCGCGCCGTGGCGTTCTCCTCGGTCGAGGACATGGCGTTGCGGATCGACGATCCCGATCTCGACGTTGCGGCCGACGACGTGCTGGTGCTGCGCAATGCCGGGCCGCGCGGCGCGCCGGGCATGCCGGAGGCGGGCTATCTGCCGATCCCGATGAAGCTGGCGCGGGCGGGCGTCAAGGACATGGTGCGCATTTCGGACGCGCGGATGAGCGGCACCGCGTTCGGCACCATCGTGCTGCACATCACGCCGGAGAGCGCGGATGGCGGGCCGCTGGCGCTGGTGGAGAACGGCGACCGCATCCGGCTCGACGTCGCGGCGCGCCGGATCGACCTGCTGGTCGACGACGCGGAATTGTCGCGCCGCCGCGCTGCACTGCCATCATCTGCGACGGCGCGGCCGCCGCGCGGCTATGCGCAACTGTTTCACGATGCGATCTTGCAGGCAGACGAAGGCTGCGATTTCGATTTTCTCACCGCGGCGGGACGCAGCGAACGCTGA
- the cowN gene encoding N(2)-fixation sustaining protein CowN, with translation MSGSFDRYVSFKNSNWEVRSERVMARLQKHIDAAENPFWAYFAQKRIELREKQGLDDLRVLHNYLPTLRELLEDNGDLETLAMLEELEVTLM, from the coding sequence ATGTCGGGTTCGTTCGATCGCTATGTCAGCTTCAAGAACTCCAACTGGGAGGTTCGATCGGAACGCGTGATGGCGCGATTGCAGAAACACATCGATGCCGCGGAGAATCCGTTCTGGGCCTACTTCGCCCAGAAGCGCATCGAGCTGCGCGAGAAGCAGGGCCTCGACGATCTGCGCGTGCTGCACAACTATCTGCCGACGCTGCGCGAGCTGCTCGAGGACAACGGCGACCTCGAAACGCTGGCGATGCTGGAAGAACTGGAAGTGACGCTGATGTGA
- a CDS encoding DUF899 family protein — MSLKPAAELARLGEARYPNESAEYRRARIALLAEEIELRRHIERVAEQRRQLPPGGEVTRSYAFEGEGGRSDFAGLFGDKPTLVVYSYMFGPQRAEPCPMCTSLLSAWDGEVPDITQRVALAIVARSPIERLVAFKRARGWQHLPLFTDLSGDYSRDYHGLMPDGGDDAAFNVFSRRDGTIRHFWGGEMFATSADPGQDPRGAPDLMPLWTILDATPEGRGTDWYPKLSYG; from the coding sequence ATGAGCCTGAAACCCGCCGCTGAACTCGCCCGTCTCGGCGAAGCCCGCTATCCCAACGAAAGCGCTGAATATCGCCGCGCCCGCATCGCGTTGCTCGCCGAGGAGATCGAACTGCGCCGGCACATCGAGCGGGTCGCCGAGCAGCGCCGGCAGTTGCCGCCGGGCGGCGAGGTGACCAGATCCTACGCCTTCGAGGGGGAGGGGGGCCGCAGCGACTTCGCCGGGCTGTTTGGCGACAAGCCGACATTGGTCGTCTACAGCTACATGTTCGGCCCGCAGCGCGCCGAGCCGTGCCCGATGTGCACGTCGCTGCTCAGCGCCTGGGACGGCGAGGTGCCGGACATCACCCAGCGGGTGGCGCTGGCGATCGTCGCCCGGTCGCCGATCGAACGGCTGGTCGCGTTCAAGCGCGCGCGGGGCTGGCAGCACCTGCCGCTGTTCACCGACCTTTCGGGCGACTACAGCCGCGACTATCACGGCCTGATGCCGGACGGCGGCGACGATGCGGCGTTCAACGTGTTCAGCCGCCGCGACGGCACCATTCGGCACTTCTGGGGCGGCGAAATGTTCGCCACCAGCGCCGACCCCGGCCAGGACCCGCGCGGCGCGCCGGATCTGATGCCGCTGTGGACCATTCTCGACGCCACGCCGGAGGGGCGGGGAACCGACTGGTATCCGAAGCTCAGCTACGGCTGA
- a CDS encoding DUF2778 domain-containing protein: protein MAKQGAAPVQVASADPGDVPVTSSVQAANAAAPQSKSGHRYYALLDANYSFGFEPDRFRPVANNSGEPAVADEAGKAAAAAATKLAMAVPMPPERKSASSRVSPGPTRNPFSQEALVARAKAALMAAKAESKSNFFEKLFGKPDAPALAYASAEAGVTSTGEPRDPAFSPSDDDRYTAVYDITAKTVYMPDGSKLEAHSGLGPKMDDPRHVNVRMHGATPPHIYDMKMREALFHGVAAIRLTPVGGEDMIHGRTGLLAHSYMLGPRGDSNGCVSFKDYNAFLQAFRRGEVKRLVVVGSMT, encoded by the coding sequence ATGGCCAAACAGGGCGCTGCGCCGGTGCAGGTCGCCTCCGCCGATCCCGGCGATGTCCCCGTCACCTCCAGCGTCCAGGCCGCCAACGCCGCGGCGCCGCAGTCCAAATCCGGCCACCGCTATTACGCCCTGCTCGACGCCAATTATTCGTTCGGTTTCGAGCCCGACAGGTTCAGGCCCGTCGCAAATAATTCTGGCGAGCCCGCCGTTGCCGACGAGGCCGGCAAAGCGGCAGCGGCCGCGGCGACGAAACTCGCGATGGCGGTGCCGATGCCGCCGGAGCGCAAATCCGCTTCATCCCGCGTTTCGCCCGGTCCGACCCGCAACCCGTTCAGCCAGGAAGCACTGGTGGCCCGCGCCAAGGCCGCGCTGATGGCGGCGAAGGCGGAGAGCAAGTCGAACTTCTTCGAAAAGCTGTTCGGCAAGCCGGACGCTCCGGCGCTGGCTTATGCTTCGGCCGAAGCCGGCGTCACCAGCACCGGCGAGCCGCGCGATCCCGCGTTCAGCCCGTCCGACGACGACCGCTACACCGCGGTCTACGACATCACCGCCAAGACCGTGTACATGCCGGACGGCAGCAAGCTCGAGGCGCATTCGGGCCTTGGTCCGAAGATGGACGATCCGCGCCACGTCAACGTCCGGATGCACGGCGCCACGCCGCCTCACATCTACGACATGAAGATGCGCGAGGCGCTGTTCCACGGCGTCGCGGCGATCCGGCTGACGCCGGTCGGCGGCGAGGACATGATCCACGGCCGCACCGGCCTGCTGGCGCACAGCTACATGCTCGGCCCGCGCGGCGACTCCAATGGCTGCGTCTCGTTCAAGGACTACAACGCCTTCCTGCAGGCGTTCAGACGCGGTGAGGTCAAGCGCCTCGTCGTCGTCGGCAGCATGACCTGA
- a CDS encoding glucose 1-dehydrogenase: MTKTLQGKVALVTGASKGIGAEIALQLAAQGAAVAVNYASSKDGADAVVAKIAAAGGKALAVHGNLADPQAAKAVVDATVQALGPIDVLVNNAGVYEMLPLDAITPEHFHRQFDLNVLGLLLVSQQAARQFSPNGGSIINISSGISTLAPPNSAVYTATKAAVDAITAVLARELAPRKIRVNAVNPGMVVTEGVKTAGYDQGEMRQWIEATTPLGRVGKAEEIAAVVAFLASEGASYVTGETLHVTGGPR, encoded by the coding sequence ATGACCAAGACTCTGCAAGGCAAGGTGGCGCTGGTGACCGGCGCGTCGAAAGGCATCGGCGCCGAGATCGCGCTGCAGCTCGCCGCCCAAGGCGCCGCCGTCGCCGTCAACTACGCCTCCAGCAAGGACGGCGCCGACGCGGTGGTGGCGAAGATCGCGGCCGCCGGCGGCAAGGCCTTGGCCGTGCACGGCAACCTCGCCGATCCGCAAGCCGCCAAGGCCGTGGTCGACGCCACCGTGCAGGCGCTCGGTCCGATCGACGTGCTGGTCAACAATGCCGGCGTCTACGAGATGCTGCCGCTCGATGCGATCACGCCGGAGCATTTCCACCGCCAGTTCGATCTCAACGTGCTCGGGCTGCTGCTGGTGTCGCAGCAGGCGGCGCGCCAGTTCAGCCCCAACGGCGGAAGCATCATCAACATCTCGTCCGGCATTTCCACGCTCGCCCCGCCGAATTCCGCGGTCTACACCGCAACCAAGGCGGCGGTGGATGCGATCACCGCGGTGCTGGCGCGGGAGCTGGCGCCGCGCAAGATCCGCGTCAATGCCGTCAATCCCGGCATGGTCGTCACCGAAGGCGTCAAGACCGCAGGCTACGACCAGGGCGAGATGCGGCAATGGATCGAAGCGACGACGCCGCTCGGCCGCGTCGGCAAGGCCGAGGAGATCGCCGCGGTCGTCGCGTTCCTCGCCAGCGAAGGCGCCTCCTACGTCACCGGCGAAACGCTGCATGTGACGGGCGGCCCGCGCTAG
- a CDS encoding ArsR/SmtB family transcription factor, whose protein sequence is MVQFVHPARDDITLEGVLGALSDPMRLRIVRALLQEGDCLSCTAAAPCPEMAKSTLSNHFRVLREAGLIRTTKKGVENRNTVREGDINARFPGLLKAILKHAGD, encoded by the coding sequence ATGGTTCAGTTCGTCCACCCCGCGCGCGACGACATCACGCTCGAAGGCGTGCTCGGCGCGTTGAGCGATCCGATGCGACTGCGCATCGTGCGGGCGCTGCTGCAGGAGGGCGACTGCCTGTCGTGCACGGCGGCGGCGCCTTGCCCCGAGATGGCGAAATCGACCTTGTCGAACCACTTCCGCGTGCTGCGCGAAGCCGGCCTGATCCGGACCACCAAGAAGGGCGTCGAAAACCGCAACACCGTGCGCGAAGGCGACATCAATGCGCGGTTTCCGGGATTGCTGAAGGCGATTTTGAAGCACGCGGGCGACTGA